The proteins below are encoded in one region of Silene latifolia isolate original U9 population chromosome 2, ASM4854445v1, whole genome shotgun sequence:
- the LOC141644095 gene encoding alpha/beta hydrolase domain-containing protein VTE7-like yields the protein MLAFTVTGHSPLHHFNQPFNLNVTKRSSKVFANHEFPSFLPKEIQKIKDPFARNLALRIERLPVQVSFSDSCIMSSCIRPSIQGKTNPVVLLHGFDSSCLEWRSTYPLLEEAGLESWAVDILGWGFSDLERLPSCDVASKRAHLYQFWKSYIRRPMVLVGPSLGAAIAIDFALHHPETVSQLILIDGSVYSEGIGVLSKMPSVIANAGLALLRSIPLRFYVNWLVFNSVPFSTNWDWMKISRLPSFLPWWRDATLSFMASGGYNVASQINQVKQPVLIIWGENDQIIRYKLAVKLHCELQDAILRVIPDCGHIPHVEKPGAVASLILKFVENGHC from the exons ATGTTGGCATTTACAGTAACTGGGCATTCACCATTGCACCATTTCAATCAACCATTCAACTTGAATGTCACAAAGAGAAGTTCCAAAGTGTTTGCAAATCATGAATTTCCTTCATTTTTACCTAAGGAGATTCAAAAAATTAAAGACCCTTTTGCTAGGAATCTGGCTTTGAGGATTGAAAGATTACCTGTTCAG GTCTCATTTTCAGACAGTTGTATCATGAGTAGTTGCATAAGACCGTCAATTCAGGGAAAAACCAATCCGGTCGTTCTCCTTCATGGTTTCGATAG TTCTTGTTTAGAATGGAGATCAACATATCCATTACTCGAAGAAGCTGGTCTAGAAAGTTGGGCTGTTGACATTCTTGGTTGGGGCTTTTCTGATTTGG AAAGGCTTCCATCATGTGATGTTGCATCCAAGCGAGCTCATTTGTATCAG TTCTGGAAATCATATATTAGAAGGCCAATGGTACTCGTTGGACCTAGTCTGGGGGCAGCTATTGCAATTGACTTTGCTTTACACCATCCTGAGACT GTGAGTCAGTTGATCTTGATTGACGGAAGCGTGTATTCTGAAGGCATTGGGGTGTTGTCGAAAATGCCCAGCGTAATTGCAAACGCTGGT CTTGCATTATTAAGAAGCATCCCACTCCGGTTTTATGTTAATTGGTTGGTCTTTAATAGTGTACCCTTCAGTACGAACTGGGATTGGATGAAG ATAAGTCGTTTACCCAGCTTTTTGCCGTGGTGGAGAGATGCAACACTTAGTTTCATGGCTAGTGGTGGTTATAATGTTGCTTCACAGATAAACCAG GTGAAACAGCCGGTACTTATCATCTGGGGTGAAAATGATCAAATCATTCGCTATAAGCTTGCAGTG AAGCTTCACTGTGAGCTGCAAGATGCAATCCTTCGGGTGATTCCAGATTGCGGCCACATACCCCATGTTGAAAAGCCGGGAGCTGTCGCAAGCTTGATCCTGAAATTTGTCGAAAATGGGCATTGCTAG